From the Helianthus annuus cultivar XRQ/B chromosome 17, HanXRQr2.0-SUNRISE, whole genome shotgun sequence genome, the window TGAAAATGAAGTGACAGTTTTAATGGACTGGAAAGTTCATAGTGCTTCCTTCCAATAGAAGAGTCCACTTTgttttgtttatggttgtttGTAGTAAACTGTTTTATGCCAAATTTTAAATTCAGAAAATGTTATGATTAAATTTCCAAATTGATAAAGCTGACTTTGATTATGGGGCAAAGGTAGCTTTACAGAAAGTGTCATTTCTTGTAGTCCTAAGATATTTATTCAGTAACTTGGTACTGGATATTCATTGATGGTTTAAGACAATAAGGCAGTGCATTTCAGCAGTTGGCTTCAAATTTCCTATAATGTTCTTCTTTAAAACATTTTTAGTAGTTATTTTATGTATGTCCCATTTTGATGAACATTGTGTCAGTTTTCTTTTACATATGCATACTTTTTTTTCCGAATCAACAGTCCTATAAAAAAACAGTTTGTAGAAAACAAGACTATCATCAGATGGACAAAGAAGCTCCTAAAGTTGCATGCCACACAAGTGTTTGTTGCAACTAAGGATCAATGGAGTATGTCTAGGtaacatagttgtcaatagcgatcgtagcgatcgctatagcgcgctacgtagcgtataggtccaGTGTCGCTATTTGGGTTGTAGCGATGAATAGCGAGAATAGggacactttatttatttatttattttttaaatataaatagcaattagatatagctataaaataggtggattttaggtttttgttaaaaacacatgtaaaatagcatatataccaggtattttgatataatatacatctaaaatttttgaaattcttttttctagtgtatcgctatttataaaatagccacccgctatttatcgctattcgctatgtagcatataggtatcttatcgctatttgtcgctattcgccattaacaactatgctaGGTAACAGTGTAACACAGTCACTCCACATAGGTTCTTAGATAATAAGCAATTAAAATTAGAATAAGCTTCCTTAAGGCTATAGATTAATTAGAAATTAGGATTAGAGATGTGTCTAGAGTCCAGTGTAAACTAAAAAAGCTGAGTTATGCGTCTTCCATAGGAAAATATTttcatgttaaaggtttcacaTTGAAGTAGAGCCAATAGTCCACTTCTTGACCAGGATCCAACGGGTCATCCACAACAATTGTTCAgccccgggggggggggggggggggggggggggcagggGTTTGTCTTTGGAAGgttagggtttgcaattcagaaaggggtggtggcgcagcttgttgcccatctaccttctgttttgatgtaacttggcaAGTTCTTTAGTGAAATAGACAAAGTTacgtgtttttttttaaaaaaacccaGACAACAACACAGGTGAAAAATCTTTGAGAGTCAAATATTTTGTTATATGAGTCGACCAAATGCCTTTGTAGAAGGTGCTGTAGCTTGTACAAGTCATATATCTCTAAACTTCCATCCGAATTGTCTAGTGTAGGGTTTATAAATAAATGTAAAACTTCTTTAATAGATGCTAAGATAGACAAATGTGGGTATTCTTTTTTCCTTTACGTTGATTCGTATTTCAAGATGATTAGACAAATAATACGCTAGTAATAGTTGGCTAAAGAATGTGTTATGTAATAAGAAACGTGCATTAGTGTTGTTCTTTTACCATAACATAAACATACCTTGACGTATATTAAATATGCATCCTTCTTTACTGTTATGAATTAATATATACTAGCAAAAACTCTGGATATCAAATATGTAGGAATGTAGGATACAACCATAGTTATACGATCGACATCTGCTTACATCAATCACGAGTCTAGATGTAGATCACTTAAATTAGTGACAAATTTGAATGGAGATGTGGTATTTTTTATATCCATATTTATGTAGTACTTAAATATAGTTAAAACTTAAAAGGGTCCACTGCCCCATGCCCATACAGTAGCCCACATCGGGCATTATAGGTGTCATTAGTTTTTTTAGCAGCCAGCACGACTGTAATAGTAAATTTTTGTTGCTTTAAATTTTCAGGTTAAAGTATTCACCCAACCACATTACTTGCATAATTTCGTTCAATCGACATTCGATGCCCTTTCTGCAGAGAACGTTAAAGGTTCTACACTTGTTGTTTCGGGTGATGGACGGTACTACTCAAAGGATGCAATCCAGGTGATTATGTAAAACTTTTTGAATTAACTTTCTAACATTTAATCTTAGAATTACTTCTGGAAATTTCTCTCTAAAACGAGGAAAAACCAGTATTGTTTAACAACTAGTAAATTGCCCCGCACGTTGCCGCGGTGTTTAAACGTAAagtcatggttgtaaaacaaggtttccaaggccgagtactctccgagtagtcgctacaaggtaggctgccgaggcgactttcttcgactccgcctaattactcggagtcggtcaaacgcggtcaacttcggccagaattggatctagtaggtcaactcgggtctagtttgacttaaataataataaaacataatttctatgcccaTCATATTAaaaatgaatatcattttcacgtattttgttataaatattagttaATTTATGCTATTTGACATATAGATAACctccaaaaagtaatttctttgtaatttaacatgtccgagtactctccgagtactctccgcctagaccgagtactctcaactccccggtcgaccgactagggagcgcctagcgacttttgcaaccatgcgtAAAGTACCTCGAATTTATTCCATctaatgaaaacatattatattttaccCGACTGGTTTCTGAATAAAAATtatgtcaaaacgtagaccaactgaacATGTATAtaaataagcatgaaaacgtattatatttgactagACATATTTCCGAagaaaatttacgtcgaaacgtaaaccgacttgaatttataccgacacatgCATAAAAATACGCATGTAAGAAAATCgtttttttaagttaaagaatggtACGGCGCGTTGCGACGGTGTCGAAACGTAAAGCAACTCGAATGTATACCGTCTAATgtaaacatattatatttgacccgactcgtttccgaacaaaatttacgtcaaaacgtagaccaattgaaaatgtacataaaaataagcacgaaaacgtattgTATCTAACCCGACTCATTTCCGGAAAAAAAAATTACGTCAAAactcaaaacgtagaccaactgaaaatgtacataataataataggataagaacatattatatttgacccaactcatttccgggaaaaatttacgtcgaaacgtaaatcaacttgaatttataccgacacgtacataaagTAAAACTCGATTACAAAGTCTTTAGAAACCCTTAAGGGGTTGTAAGTGTCAATGTTGAAAGTTGAGGGGTAAAGTatacaaaaatataaaaacacaaaaaagacTAAAAAAAAGTCAAATTACTGTTCATGTAACGTAATTGTAATATTACTAATGCTGGAACCACATAGCTGTTTACTTGTTTTCTTTTTCCTAGTGAACTTATATAATCTCAAAAACTGCAGATTATAATCAAAATGGCAGCTGCAAATGGTGTAAGACGCGTTTGGGTTGGCCAAAATGGACTTTTATCCACACCTGCTGTATCAGCAGTTGTAAGGGAACGAATTGGGGCCGATGTAAGCTTATCCGTTTTAAATTCCTCTCTACCAAATGGTAACGTAGCTTAACATTAACACTTCTAATGTTTTAGGGTTCCAAAGCAAATGGGGCATTCATATTGACAGCTAGTCACAACCCTGGTGGGCCCAATGAGGTATGTTGTAAATATGCTTATAAGCAGCAAAACCATGAACATGATATAAACAGTGGAATTAAATCAATTTATATTTTCATGCCCATTTTTTCAGGATTTTGGAATTAAATACAATATGGGAAATGGTGGGCCAGCACCCGAAGGAATTACTGATAAAATCTTTGAGAACACAAAAACAATAAAGGAGTATTTTATTGCAGAAGGCCTACCTGATGTAATCTAAGTCGTCAAGCTATAagtaaattaataaaaaaagatatattagagtaaattgcattttacgtcCTTTAAGTTTGAGCCAAATTACAGGTGTTGTTCTTTAACGAACGAAATTACACTGGATGTCCTTTATGCTACTGTTTCTCATCAGGCAGTGTCCTTTATGCTACTGTTTCTcatcaggcggtgtcctttttccctaacccagttaattttttagTTAACTCTTAACACATGCCACCCACATGAGGGCATAATGGTCATTTTCACTTATTTTGTTGTTAATATATACTATTATTTTTGTTTAAATTTGTGGTAGTTATTAAGTGAAAATGACCATTATGACCTCATACGAGTGACATGTGTTAAGAGTTAACAGAagaaaattaactgggttagggcaAAAGGACACCACCTAATGAGAAACATTAACATAAAGGACTTCCGGTGTAATTTCGTTAGTTAAAGGACAAAGGTTGTAATCTGGCTCAAACTTAAAGgacgtaaaatgcaatttacTCTATATTGTATGCACCAGATTGATAACATTCTTGATATGCTTATACAGGTGGATATCTCAGTAACTGGGATTTCAAACTTTTCTGGTCCTAACGGTCAATTTGATGTTGATGTCTTTGACTCAGCAAGTGACTATGTGAAATTGATGAAGTATGCTATAATTCATGATAAAAAGAATGAGTTAAAACTTAAACATCAATGCTGCATTCCACTAATGGTTAAGTGAGTTTTTTTCAGGTCAATCTTTGACTTCCAGTCCATCCAAAAGTTAATTACATCTCCACAATTTAGTTTCTGGTGCGTACTCGCACACTTTTATCGTTTTCTATTATTTGTGTTTATTCGATATTCTGTTAATGCTAATTATGCTGTGATTTATAGTTTTGATGCACTTCATGGAGTTGGTGGAGCTTATGCTAAACGTATGTTTGTTGAAGAGCTTGGTGCAAAGGAGAGCTCGTTATTGAACTGTGTTCCTAAGGTTATTTCTGCTCGTCTAATCCAATCTTATTTGTTCTTTGATTTTAGTTACAAGGGTCAATAAATAAAAAACTTAATTAAGAAAGGGAACTGATTAAATAGGTTGAACAAGTCAACCGGGTTGACGATTGCCCAAAGTCTACTTTTATTGCTTACATTAAATGTTTAGTAAATGTTTTTTTAAAATGGACAAAAAAGTGTTTGTAGGTCAACCCAACCTGGCCACTCTGACCCATTCAAAAAATCTACAACTATTTCTACTTATCTAATCGTCTCATTTTGTTCTTAAATTTTAGCTAAAGTTGACAGTTTGGGCCCGTTTAAATACAAACGGGTTGATTTTGGTTGTGTTAACAGGTCAAATTAAAAATGATTAGCTAAAAGGGGAACTTGTTAAATGGTTTGAACGAGTCAAACTGGTCTTATTTAAGAATGTGGATTATATTTATAGTgcagggttcaaatgagaagaaattttttgtaagaataaaaaagaagaaatttcaaccaataagaatccttcattttacttcatttgatttttgtatttaatattagtgtaagggtatattggtaaacttagatagatcattaattggtagtcttcctttttaatagctaacgacattaaagagttaattactgtttttgtccctgtggtttgtcaaaaatcactatttcagtccattagtttaaaaattgcgatttcagtctctgtggtttcactttcgtaaccatttcagtccacctcgtaaccatttcagtccctgtacttaacagaataatggattgaaatggttacgaaagtgaaaccacatggactgaaatggttacgaaagtgaaaccacagggactgaaatcgcaatttttaaactaatgaactgaaatagtgatttttgacaaaccacaaggacgaaaacagtaattaactcctacattaaatttgtaacttatttaaaaaaaatattttttaaagaagaaaaaaaattaatttaaaatgtaggataaattacgaggtgtgtaggatgaattacgagatgtgtaggataattttcaatatgtttaggataaatttcaaaacgtaTAGGATAAATTTTgttgtgtgtaggcaaaaaaattttgtgtggaggattatagtatttatgactaattaattagtcaaagataataataaataagataagagaaaaactatttaatgttttacaatcgtaccctttattctttttcttctcaatttaattttcttctcaaatgaacctccccctatatttatatatagggtaaaaatcaaatacaaatggGTCTTAACATACCAAACATGAGAAGTGAAGGaagattttgtttttttttttttttttttttttttttttgttttccatCTACTTAAGCATGATGTTTAGTTGCAAAATGTAAAAAACAAAATCGCGTatttactctagtagagtaattatgtgtAATTCCACCAGAGTAATTACATATTTACTCTACTAGTGTACACGAATATTTTTTAGATTCTAGGACTAAAATATGTGCTTGACAAGATGGGAAAAAAAAATCCCTCCTTCACTTCTCACTTTTAGTATGTTAAGCTCATTTGTACGATAACCTTACTCTTTATATACACACTTGAATTGTTAATTATTTATGGAAGATTTTAGAAAATGAGATAAAAGATGTTTGCTGCTAACCTGGACTGACCCTGATCATTTCATCCAACACTAAAACAACCcattgacccgttacccaactcGCTCGACCCTCCCTATCTAAATTTGTGTTCTACTTTTTTATCCCACTGAACTTTTGATGCAAGCAGGAAGACTTTGGTGGTGGACATCCCGATCCTAATCTAACCTATGCAAAAGAGTTGGTAGCAAGAATGGGATTGGGTAATAATGCTGATAGTAACCCACCAGAGTTTGGTGCTGCTGCTGACGGTGATGCTGATAGGAACATGATCCTTGGTAAAAGGTAAAATCCTACTTGATGCAAAATATGAACTACTACGGTTATCTATTTACCTCTTGGAAGTCTTAGCtgataaactttttttttacggttttaggTTTTTTGTTACACCTTCGGATTCTGTTGCCATCATTGCTGCCAATGCTGTTCAAGCCATTCCCTACTTTTCATCTGGATTGAAGGGTGTTGCCAGGTTACTCTTTGTTTATATATAACTTTCTTAATTCAACGAATTGTGGCGTGCTTCACTTCTTTTATATAAAACTAGTGGGTTACCACTCGCGCTCTGTAGCGGGttcgaaacgtagataaaaataagcaaatcgcGAGAGTTTaagttgtttgatgttttagttaaTGGACTAAACATGTCATTGTtgaagttgaggggctaaacatgtctaTTATTAAAGTTGATGGGCTAAAAATGtctattattaaagttgaggggctaaagttgttttagTTAAGGTGCTAAACATGTCaatattaaagttgaggggctaaagttggttaatgccaaagttgaggggccaaagtTGGTTGATGTGACAAAATAGCATATTTATAGTACATATATTATGGCGATCATTCCAAATTTTCATATTTGTGTAGGAGTTTTTTAGAGttaacttccattttgctccctgtgatttggtcattttaacggttttgccccaatagTTTAAAATTAGCCATTTTCTTCCCTGATTTTTCTGACTTATCatcattttgctccccgcctctaactccatccaaaaaatccattaactagaagggaattttggtaattttatagataaaagcaagggcatgtaagtcttttcacctaaataaacctataacttgtttatttacatgtatataagtaattCTTTTCTGATCTCCCATCTTTCCAACCACCATCCACAACCATTCACCACCACCTGCAACTACCATCTGCCGACCACGACTACCGCGACTTTT encodes:
- the LOC110926316 gene encoding phosphoglucomutase, cytoplasmic — its product is MANFTVNRVETSPIEGQKPGTSGLRKKVKVFTQPHYLHNFVQSTFDALSAENVKGSTLVVSGDGRYYSKDAIQIIIKMAAANGVRRVWVGQNGLLSTPAVSAVVRERIGADGSKANGAFILTASHNPGGPNEDFGIKYNMGNGGPAPEGITDKIFENTKTIKEYFIAEGLPDVDISVTGISNFSGPNGQFDVDVFDSASDYVKLMKSIFDFQSIQKLITSPQFSFCFDALHGVGGAYAKRMFVEELGAKESSLLNCVPKEDFGGGHPDPNLTYAKELVARMGLGNNADSNPPEFGAAADGDADRNMILGKRFFVTPSDSVAIIAANAVQAIPYFSSGLKGVARSMPTSAALDVVANSLSLKFFEVPTGWKFFGNLMDAGLCSICGEESFGTGSDHIREKDGIWAVLAWLSILAHKNKDNLDGGKLVTVEDIVKQHWATFGRHYYTRYDYENVDAGAAKDVMAHLVKLQSSISDINTTLKGIRSDVADVVAADEFEYKDPVDGSVSKNQGIRYLFEDGSRLVFRLSGTGSEGATIRLYIEQYEKDSSKTGRDSQEALAPLVDVALKLSKMQEFTGRSAPTVIT